One Helianthus annuus cultivar XRQ/B chromosome 7, HanXRQr2.0-SUNRISE, whole genome shotgun sequence genomic region harbors:
- the LOC110890620 gene encoding 30S ribosomal protein S1 homolog isoform X1, translating into MWHARLLHLILHIHHRKMQPYAAATSPYSSVSRIAFLSHLLATDVSALKTPPLLRCNSTNNNLLICRSSLTPPNPPPPPKVSDTSKSQLIQLIDDDQDVVRQARRSADWKAARAHMENGIVYQGRVEGCNGGGLLIRFYSLVGFLPYPQLSPSHSCKEPDKTIQEIAKALTGSLISVKVIHAEEEKRKLIFSEKEAVWSKYSNSVKIGNVYKAKVGSVEDYGAFAHLQHSDGLYHLTGLVHVSEVSWDLVQDVRDILNEGDDVKVKVIGVDRNKSRITLSIKQLEEDPLLETLEKVIPQDGSAGSTSDSTADYVIEPLPGLETIVEELQREDGIIDIKITRQGFEKRVVSQDLQLWLSNAPPNENQFTLLARAGRQVQEIQLVTSLNQDGIKSALQRVLERVP; encoded by the exons ATGTGGCATGCTCGCTTGCTTCACCTCATTCTTCATATCCACCACCGTAAAATGCAACCCTACGCTGCCGCAACATCGCCGTATTCCTCCGTCTCCCGCATCGCTTTTCTCTCTCACTTACTCGCCACCGATGTTTCTGCTCTCAAAACACCACCACTGCTAAGATGTAACTCCACTaataacaatttactcatttgtCGAAGCTCCTTAACCCCACCTAACCCCCCACCACCACCTAAAGTTTCCGATACCTCTAAaagtcaacttattcaactcaTCGATGACGATCAAGACGTCGTTCGACAAGCTCGG AGATCTGCTGATTGGAAGGCAGCAAGGGCTCATATGGAGAATGGGATTGTGTATCAAGGCAGAGTTGAAGGATGCAATGGAGGTGGTCTACTTATTAGGTTTTATTCTCTTGTGGGCTTTCTTCCATATCCTCAGTTGAGCCCATCACATTCATGCAAAG AACCGGACAAAACCATTCAAGAGATCGCAAAAGCTCTAACTGGTTCTCTCATTTCCGTGAAG GTGATTCACGCGGAAGAGGAGAAACGGAAACTGATATTCTCCGAAAAAGAAGCCGTGTGGTCAAAGTATTCGAATTCTGTTAAAATAGGCAATGTTTATAAAGCAAAAGTTGGGTCGGTTGAAGACTATGGTGCCTTTGCTCACTTGCAACACTCAGATG GTTTGTATCATCTTACTGGACTTGTACACGTGTCCGAGGTGTCGTGGGATTTAGTTCAAGATGTGAGAGATATCTTGAACGAGGGGGATGATGTGAAGGTCAAAGTCATTGGTGTTGACAG GAACAAGTCACGAATTACGTTGTCAATAAAGCAACTCGAGGAAGATCCACTATTGGAAACGTTGGAGAAAGTTATTCCTCAG GACGGTTCAGCTGGCTCTACTTCAGACAGCACCGCTGATTATGTTATTGAGCCACTTCCAGGGCTCGAAACGATAGTTGAGGAGCTACAACGAGAAGATGG CATAATTGACATAAAGATAACCCGTCAAGGATTTGAGAAACGAGTGGTCTCACAAGATTTACAACTTTGGTTGTCGAAT GCACCACCGAATGAAAATCAGTTCACTCTACTTGCTCGAGCCGGAAGACAG GTACAGGAAATACAACTGGTAACTTCACTGAATCAAGACGGGATAAAAAGTGCGTTACAGAGAGTGCTGGAGCGCGTTCCGTGA
- the LOC110890621 gene encoding oil body-associated protein 1B: MEPVHASVLPDVPGEKTKISTSIVDTASSTMQTFGPPKKIHQHLCVFHLYADDMTRQVEAHHYCCHLNEEMRQCLIYDRPEADARLIGVEYIITEDLFLTLPDSEKPLWHSHEYEVKSGVLFMPGVPGTVERQDLDKMAKTYGKAIHFWQVDKGDELPLGLPHVMMALTRDGQLYPNLARDMETRYGVTFEKERMNRSNMEGLAHGIHPKANAAGIGLKTVLREIECKPSGLPSLEPVPRDLV, translated from the exons ATGGAACCCGTTCACGCGTCAGTCCTTCCTGATGTTCCCGGCGAAAAGACCAAAATCAGCACCTCCATCGTCGACACCGCCTCCTCCACCATGCAGACGTTCGGCCCTCCCAAAAAGATCCACCAACACCTATGCGT ATTTCACTTGTACGCGGATGACATGACTCGACAAGTGGAAGCACACCACTACTGCTGCCATCTGAACGAAGAAATGCGGCAGTGTCTGATCTACGACCGTCCAGAGGCCGACGCTCGGTTGATCGGAGTGGAATACATAATCACGGAAGATTTGTTCCTAACCTTGCCCGATTCTGAAAAGCCACTTTGGCATAGCCACGAGTATGAGGTGAAGAGCGGTGTGCTTTTCATGCCCGGTGTTCCTGGCACAGTCGAAAGGCAAGATCTCGATAAAATGGCGAAAACTTACGGGAAGGCTATTCATTTCTGGCAGGTGGACAAAGGTGATGAACTTCCACTTGGTCTACCTCATGTGATGATGGCTCTAACACGAGACGGCCAGCTCTACCCCAACCTCGCTAGAG ATATGGAGACTCGATATGGTGTCACATTCGAGAAGGAAAGGATGAACAGGTCAAACATGGAGGGTTTAGCCCACGGAATCCACCCAAAAGCGAACGCTGCTGGAATCGGGCTCAAGACTGTGCTACGGGAGATCGAATGCAAGCCATCGGGCCTCCCAAGTCTGGAACCTGTTCCTAGGGATCTCGTTTGA
- the LOC110890620 gene encoding 30S ribosomal protein S1 isoform X2 has product MENGIVYQGRVEGCNGGGLLIRFYSLVGFLPYPQLSPSHSCKEPDKTIQEIAKALTGSLISVKVIHAEEEKRKLIFSEKEAVWSKYSNSVKIGNVYKAKVGSVEDYGAFAHLQHSDGLYHLTGLVHVSEVSWDLVQDVRDILNEGDDVKVKVIGVDRNKSRITLSIKQLEEDPLLETLEKVIPQDGSAGSTSDSTADYVIEPLPGLETIVEELQREDGIIDIKITRQGFEKRVVSQDLQLWLSNAPPNENQFTLLARAGRQVQEIQLVTSLNQDGIKSALQRVLERVP; this is encoded by the exons ATGGAGAATGGGATTGTGTATCAAGGCAGAGTTGAAGGATGCAATGGAGGTGGTCTACTTATTAGGTTTTATTCTCTTGTGGGCTTTCTTCCATATCCTCAGTTGAGCCCATCACATTCATGCAAAG AACCGGACAAAACCATTCAAGAGATCGCAAAAGCTCTAACTGGTTCTCTCATTTCCGTGAAG GTGATTCACGCGGAAGAGGAGAAACGGAAACTGATATTCTCCGAAAAAGAAGCCGTGTGGTCAAAGTATTCGAATTCTGTTAAAATAGGCAATGTTTATAAAGCAAAAGTTGGGTCGGTTGAAGACTATGGTGCCTTTGCTCACTTGCAACACTCAGATG GTTTGTATCATCTTACTGGACTTGTACACGTGTCCGAGGTGTCGTGGGATTTAGTTCAAGATGTGAGAGATATCTTGAACGAGGGGGATGATGTGAAGGTCAAAGTCATTGGTGTTGACAG GAACAAGTCACGAATTACGTTGTCAATAAAGCAACTCGAGGAAGATCCACTATTGGAAACGTTGGAGAAAGTTATTCCTCAG GACGGTTCAGCTGGCTCTACTTCAGACAGCACCGCTGATTATGTTATTGAGCCACTTCCAGGGCTCGAAACGATAGTTGAGGAGCTACAACGAGAAGATGG CATAATTGACATAAAGATAACCCGTCAAGGATTTGAGAAACGAGTGGTCTCACAAGATTTACAACTTTGGTTGTCGAAT GCACCACCGAATGAAAATCAGTTCACTCTACTTGCTCGAGCCGGAAGACAG GTACAGGAAATACAACTGGTAACTTCACTGAATCAAGACGGGATAAAAAGTGCGTTACAGAGAGTGCTGGAGCGCGTTCCGTGA
- the LOC118480532 gene encoding auxin-induced protein PCNT115-like, whose product MSGVRRIKLGSQGLEVSAIGLGCMGMSGAYGPLKPEEEMIKVIHHAVNSGVTHLDTSDVYGPHTNEILIGKALKGVKREEVQVATKFGLKFGEGRGQMEIHGEPEYVRACCEASLKRLDVDYIDLYYVHRIDKKVPIEITMGELKKLVEEGKIKHIGLSEAGPATIRRAHAVHPITAVQLEWSLWTRDAEDEVIPTCRELGIGIVPFGPLGSGFFASGPKVVDNLADKDYRKMLPRLQGENFDHNKVVYERVSEMAQKKGCTPSQLALAWVLHQGDDVGPIPGTTKIENLNQNLGALAVKLTPQDMAELESMASFKGARMPDFILADGYHNSDTPPLSSWKAE is encoded by the exons ATGTCAGGCGTGAGAAGAATCAAGCTGGGATCACAAGGTCTAGAGGTTTCAGCCATTGGTCTAGGATGCATGGGCATGTCTGGAGCCTACGGTCCCCTCAAACCTGAAGAAGAGATGATCAAAGTCATCCATCACGCCGTTAACTCCGGCGTTACTCACCTTGATACCTCTGACGTCTACGGTCCTCACACCAACGAAATACTCATCGGCAAG GCATTGAAGGGAGTGAAGAGAGAGGAGGTTCAAGTGGCTACAAAATTCGGGTTAAAGTTTGGGGAGGGTAGGGGTCAGATGGAAATCCATGGTGAACCGGAGTACGTTAGAGCTTGTTGTGAAGCTAGCTTGAAGCGGCTTGATGTTGATTACATTGATCTTTATTATGTTCATCGCATCGATAAAAAAGTCCCTATTGAAATCACA ATGGGAGAACTGAAGAAACTGGTTGAAGAGGGTAAAATAAAACACATTGGTTTATCTGAGGCTGGTCCAGCAACTATTAGAAGGGCACACGCTGTTCATCCGATAACAGCTGTACAACTGGAGTGGTCTTTGTGGACTAGAGATGCAGAAGATGAGGTTATTCCTACCTGCAG GGAATTAGGAATTGGGATTGTTCCTTTTGGTCCACTTGGTAGTGGGTTTTTTGCATCGGGTCCAAAGGTGGTGGACAATTTGGCGGATAAAGACTATCGAAAG ATGCTGCCAAGGCTACAAGGGGAGAACTTTGACCACAATAAAGTTGTATATGAGCGAGTGAGTGAAATGGCACAAAAAAAGGGTTGCACGCCGTCACAATTGGCATTGGCTTGGGTCCTGCACCAAGGGGATGATGTAGGTCCAATCCCTGGTACCACCAAGATCGAAAATCTGAACCAGAACCTTGGAGCCCTTGCGGTTAAACTCACACCTCAAGACATGGCTGAGCTTGAATCTATGGCTTCATTCAAGGGCGCTAGAATGCCTGACTTTATTTTAGCTGACGGTTATCATAACTCTGATACTCCACCCTTGTCCTCATGGAAAGCCGAGTAA
- the LOC110890619 gene encoding probable aldo-keto reductase 3, with protein MVKVPRIKLGSQGLEVSAQGLGCMGMSAAYGPPKPEPDMINLIHHAIDAGVTFLDTSDVYGPKTNELLLGKALKGGVRAKVELATKFGIKYENFEICGDPAYVRACCEASLKRLEIDCIDLYYQHRSDTHVPIEITMGEMKKLVEEGKIKYIGLSEASASTIRRAHAVHPITAVQLEWSLWSRDVEDEIIPTCRELGIGIVAYSPLGRGFLSSGPKLTEGLTKGDFRQSLPRFQAENLEHNRMLYERLSEIAANKGCTTAQLALAWVHHQGKDVVPIPGTTKIENFEQNIGALSVKLTPDDMAELESIASAEAAKGARYMDGFPTYLTSDTPPLSSWKP; from the exons ATGGTAAAGGTTCCAAGAATCAAACTGGGCTCACAGGGTTTGGAGGTATCAGCTCAGGGTTTGGGTTGTATGGGCATGTCTGCTGCTTACGGTCCCCCAAAACCCGAACCCGACATGATCAACCTAATCCACCACGCTATTGATGCAGGAGTTACCTTTCTCGACACCTCCGACGTCTATGGCCCTAAAACAAACGAACTCTTACTTGGAAAG GCTTTGAAAGGCGGCGTAAGGGCAAAAGTGGAATTAGCTACAAAATTCGGGATTAAATATGAGAATTTTGAAATATGTGGCGATCCGGCATATGTGAGGGCATGTTGCGAAGCAAGTTTGAAGAGGCTTGAGATCGATTGCATCGATCTCTATTATCAGCACCGCAGTGACACTCATGTGCCCATCGAAATCACG ATGGGAGAAATGAAGAAACTTGTGGAAGAAGGTAAAATAAAATATATAGGGCTATCAGAAGCTTCAGCTTCCACCATTAGAAGAGCCCATGCTGTGCATCCAATCACTGCTGTACAATTAGAATGGTCATTATGGTCTAGAGATGTTGAAGATGAAATTATTCCTACTTGCAG AGAACTTGGGATCGGAATTGTCGCGTATAGTCCTCTAGGACGGGGATTTCTTTCATCAGGGCCCAAATTGACCGAAGGTTTGACCAAGGGCGATTTCCGCCAG TCTCTACCACGGTTCCAAGCTGAGAACCTTGAGCATAACCGGATGTTGTATGAGCGGCTTAGCGAGATAGCAGCAAACAAGGGGTGCACCACAGCCCAATTAGCATTGGCCTGGGTTCACCATCAGGGGAAGGATGTAGTACCCATACCAGGAACCACTAAAATAGAAAACTTTGAACAGAACATAGGAGCTTTGTCGGTAAAATTAACACCAGATGACATGGCAGAACTTGAATCCATTGCTTCAGCCGAAGCAGCTAAGGGCGCGCGGTACATGGATGGTTTCCCCACGTATCTAACATCCGACACTCCACCGCTGTCTTCATGGAAACCTTGA